Proteins from a single region of Pseudomonas quebecensis:
- a CDS encoding xanthine phosphoribosyltransferase, with product MEALHKKIREEGIVLSDQVLKVDAFLNHQIDPALMKLIGDEFAALFKDSGITKIVTIEASGIAPAIMTGLNLGVPVIFARKQQSLTLTENLLSATVYSFTKKTESTVAISPRHLTSSDRVLVIDDFLANGKASQALISIIKQAGATVAGLGIVIEKSFQGGRAELDAQGYRVESLARVKSLAGGVVTFIE from the coding sequence GTGGAAGCACTGCACAAGAAAATTCGCGAAGAAGGCATCGTGCTTTCCGATCAGGTACTCAAGGTCGATGCGTTTCTGAACCACCAGATCGACCCGGCGCTGATGAAACTGATCGGCGACGAGTTCGCCGCGTTGTTCAAGGACTCGGGCATCACCAAGATCGTCACCATTGAGGCCTCGGGCATCGCCCCGGCGATCATGACCGGCCTGAACCTGGGCGTGCCGGTGATTTTCGCGCGCAAGCAGCAATCTCTGACCCTGACCGAAAACCTGCTGTCGGCGACGGTGTATTCGTTCACCAAGAAAACCGAAAGCACCGTGGCCATCTCGCCGCGTCACCTCACCAGCAGCGACCGCGTCCTGGTGATCGACGACTTCCTGGCCAACGGCAAGGCGTCCCAGGCACTGATTTCGATCATCAAGCAGGCCGGCGCAACCGTGGCCGGTTTGGGGATCGTGATCGAGAAGTCGTTCCAGGGTGGCCGCGCCGAGCTGGACGCGCAGGGTTATCGGGTTGAGTCGCTGGCGCGCGTGAAGTCGTTGGCCGGTGGCGTCGTCACCTTCATCGAGTAA
- a CDS encoding acetyl-CoA hydrolase/transferase family protein, which yields MVQLCSIEQAVDDVLARLPAHIHMGLPLGLGKPNLFVNALYRRIAKLPERALTIYTALSLGRPTLGDGLQKRFLEPFIERVFGDYPELDFLAGLHTDSLPANIRVQQFFMQPGSLLHSASAQQDYVSSNYSHAARDINAAGLNLVAQLVASSAEHPDRLSLSCNPDITLDLLPMIARRRDAGETILIVGQVHTDLPYMPGDSELGMDAFDYLLDEKDSTTLFSTPNMPVGFQDHFIGLHTSTLVRDGGTLQIGIGSMGDALTAALLARQADNEAYRLLLTDLDVYRWAPLISREGGVAPFARGLYGCSEMFVNGLLVLADAGIVRRKVYPDVATQEQANAGLLDDAAQTDGVSIHGGFFLGPRSFYQRLQEMTHAKRLEFNMTGISYINELYGQEALKRLQRQDARFINSAIMVTLLGAGVADQLEDGHVLSGVGGQYNFVAQGHALEGARSILILRSWRESAGEVSSNIVWDYGHCTIPRHLRDIVITEYGIADLRGQTDAKVIEALLSITDSRFQNDLIQQAQKAGKLPKDFQLDPRFSDNTPERLQGIQARHRRLFPEYPLGSDFTQEERDLLRALNWLKSKFKLTEILELGKAALDAPEPEAFPEHLRRMQLDKPEGLKEDLYQRLLLAGLQATAH from the coding sequence ATGGTGCAGTTGTGTTCAATCGAGCAAGCAGTTGATGACGTACTGGCGCGGTTGCCGGCGCATATCCATATGGGCCTGCCGCTGGGCCTGGGCAAGCCCAATCTGTTTGTCAACGCGCTGTACCGGCGTATCGCCAAGCTGCCGGAGCGGGCACTGACGATCTACACCGCCTTGAGCCTGGGCCGCCCGACATTGGGCGACGGTTTGCAGAAGCGCTTTCTCGAACCCTTCATCGAGCGTGTGTTCGGCGATTACCCCGAGCTGGATTTCCTCGCCGGCCTGCACACAGACAGCTTGCCGGCCAATATCCGCGTGCAGCAATTCTTCATGCAACCCGGCAGCCTGCTGCACAGTGCATCGGCGCAGCAGGACTACGTCAGCAGCAATTACAGCCACGCCGCCCGCGACATCAACGCCGCCGGCCTGAACCTGGTGGCGCAGCTGGTCGCCAGCAGTGCCGAACACCCCGACCGTCTGAGCCTGAGCTGCAACCCCGACATTACCCTCGACCTGCTGCCGATGATCGCCAGGCGCCGCGACGCGGGTGAAACCATCCTGATCGTCGGTCAGGTTCACACCGACTTACCCTACATGCCCGGGGATTCCGAGCTGGGCATGGACGCGTTCGACTACCTGCTCGACGAAAAGGACAGCACCACGCTGTTTTCCACACCCAATATGCCGGTGGGTTTCCAGGATCACTTTATCGGCCTGCACACCAGCACCCTGGTACGCGACGGCGGCACGTTGCAGATTGGTATCGGCTCGATGGGCGATGCACTCACGGCCGCACTGCTGGCGCGTCAGGCGGACAACGAGGCCTATCGCCTGCTGCTGACGGACCTGGATGTATACCGCTGGGCGCCGTTGATCAGCCGTGAAGGCGGGGTTGCGCCGTTCGCCCGTGGCCTGTACGGCTGCAGCGAAATGTTCGTGAATGGCCTGCTGGTACTGGCCGACGCGGGCATCGTGCGGCGCAAGGTGTACCCGGATGTCGCCACTCAAGAACAGGCCAACGCGGGCTTGCTCGATGACGCCGCGCAGACCGATGGCGTGTCGATCCACGGCGGTTTCTTTCTAGGGCCTCGGAGTTTTTACCAGCGCTTGCAGGAAATGACCCACGCCAAGCGCCTTGAATTCAACATGACAGGTATCAGTTACATCAACGAGCTGTACGGTCAGGAGGCACTCAAGCGCCTGCAGCGTCAGGATGCGCGCTTTATCAACAGCGCGATCATGGTGACGCTGCTGGGCGCGGGCGTGGCCGACCAGTTGGAAGACGGCCATGTACTCAGCGGGGTCGGTGGGCAATACAACTTTGTCGCCCAGGGCCATGCGCTGGAGGGCGCGCGCTCGATCCTGATCCTGCGGAGCTGGCGCGAATCGGCCGGGGAGGTCAGTTCCAATATCGTCTGGGACTACGGTCACTGCACCATTCCCCGGCACCTGCGGGACATCGTCATTACCGAATACGGCATCGCGGACTTACGCGGTCAGACGGACGCCAAGGTGATCGAGGCGTTGCTCAGCATCACCGACTCGCGCTTCCAGAATGACCTGATCCAACAGGCGCAGAAGGCCGGCAAATTGCCCAAGGATTTCCAGCTGGATCCGCGGTTCAGCGACAACACGCCCGAACGGTTGCAGGGTATCCAGGCGCGACATCGACGCTTGTTCCCCGAATATCCGCTGGGCAGCGATTTCACTCAGGAGGAGCGAGATCTGTTGCGGGCGCTGAACTGGCTCAAGAGCAAATTCAAGCTGACGGAGATTCTCGAGTTGGGCAAGGCTGCATTGGATGCGCCGGAACCGGAAGCGTTTCCAGAGCATTTGAGGCGGATGCAGTTGGACAAGCCTGAGGGTTTGAAGGAGGACCTCTATCAGCGCCTGTTACTCGCTGGCTTACAAGCAACCGCGCACTAA
- a CDS encoding c-type cytochrome produces the protein MKMLAAPATVLALWAVSAQAATNDEIAKRLEPVGQVCVQGQECKGMEVAVTAGGGGAKTPDDIIAKHCNACHGTGLLGAPKIGDTAAWKERADHQGGLDGILAKAITGINAMPPKGTCADCSDEELKGAIKKMSGL, from the coding sequence ATGAAAATGCTGGCTGCACCAGCAACCGTACTGGCCCTCTGGGCTGTCAGCGCTCAAGCTGCGACCAACGATGAGATCGCCAAGCGCCTGGAGCCTGTCGGCCAGGTGTGCGTCCAGGGCCAGGAATGCAAGGGCATGGAGGTGGCCGTGACGGCGGGCGGCGGCGGTGCGAAAACGCCGGATGACATCATCGCCAAGCATTGCAATGCATGCCACGGCACAGGTTTGCTGGGCGCGCCGAAAATCGGCGATACCGCGGCCTGGAAAGAGCGCGCCGATCACCAGGGCGGCCTTGATGGCATCCTGGCCAAAGCCATTACCGGTATCAACGCCATGCCGCCCAAAGGTACCTGCGCCGATTGCTCCGATGAGGAGCTCAAGGGCGCCATCAAGAAGATGTCCGGTCTGTAA